CACCTTAAGAGATGCTGCTCTAGCCCGAGCATTGACACAAATAAACCGCCTCAACATTCCCATTTGACAAGAGTTGTTCTCCTCAGTAACCGGAGTGTTGCTGGTTGGAAGAGCAGCAGGGTCTGGCCCCCCTGCTGCCTGGGGAATCTGACTCCAGCCCAGCCAGAGGGCTGTTACTTGGCTGGACTGTGATGCCTGAGCCTTTGCCAGTGGGATCGAGAAAGGTCTGCTTTGGTGCTCCTGTCAAGGGAAGGGAGACATGATTCCTCACTGACTGCATCTGGGCACAAGAGAGAACCAGGGCTACAGACCTGGGGGCTGGAGTGGCGACGCTGTCCATCAGTTGAAAGGCTGCACAAGGAGAGGAGGGCTGGGGGATGACGATGAGGGGTTCAGTGTGGGACACCTTCAGCCTCATTTGCCAACCCAGCAGCCTGCTGGGAATCCCAGAGAGACAGGTGGAGCTGCGCTCTGGATGGTACGAGGGGAGCACAGCCTGCAGGAGCAGAGGGGTCGGAGGGGTCCAGCCGAGGCCAGTGTGCAGGGCAGGTAGAGCAGCAGTCCAAGAGCAAAGCCCTGTGGGGCGGAGAAAGCCATGGGAAggccttccttccccctcctctccccaccccgctGCAGCCAGCAGATGCTCCTTGCAGGCTCTCACTGTGTGCTGACGCCTGTGAGAAACACTTGTCCCTTCGCTCTCATGTGGGCCCCCTGAAGGCTTAGGGGTCTCCTCCAGCCTGTTTCAGCTCTATAGGGGAGCTGAGGACAGGGTGGGTTGAAAAATGGGGGAGAAGACCTGGCATGCATGACTGTCttgggatccaccccttcccttccctgcgcGACACCAccttggttccttccctccaaTGCTCCATTACCactctccctgcccactgcccacctctGCAGCCAACGCACTTCCTCTGGCAGCAGGTGCTGAAGGCCCCACTGCACCTGTTGTTGCTATGCCTGCAGCACTGGCAGAGaaggccttctgctgatggagctctagttccagcagtggaagGCAACCCTACAATTGGCCCCAAATCCTCctctgaattcccccccccccacacacactgaatTCATATTGGGGGACGGCCAGGGAGCCAGGCTGCATCGTGCTTGAGAGGAGGACAGTGTCACTGGGTGCCATGTGCTCCTTCGTGCACTCTCTTCCCCAGGAAGCAACATGCTGCTCCAAAGTCCCCTGCTTCAGGCTGTCACACACTGATGACCCCCATTTCACTCTAAGCCTCTTCCCGTGGTGCGAGTCCATGGTGTGACCACGTCCGTCCATCCCTGAAAGGAAGCCAGCCCAGAGCCCtccctcccattcatttcacGGGCCTGCTGACAGAATAGTGTGGAGCCTGGAAGATGATAGACCTTTCGGTCCCCGACTGACTGAATGAAATGCTACCATCATcttactgatgggggggggggttgggtgcGAGCAGGTGGCCAAAGTCAGGTGTGtagggactggggggggggtccctcctAGCTCCATTTGTGTTCCTGCCCGCTCTGGGCCAAGACAGCCCCTCCTTCCAGCCTCTTCAAGGCAAGCCTTTCCTCTTCCAAAACACGCGTGACACTCTGTCTCGGATCTGCTTGGTTCTGACTCCGTACACAATGGGGTTGAGAGTGGGAGGCACCAGTAAGTAGAGGTTGGCCAGGAGTATGCGCGTGTGGGGGGCCACCCTGTGCCCAAACCGGTGTGTCAGGATGGAGAAGAGGCCTGGCACAAACGCAATCAGTATCACACAGATGTGGGAGCCACACGTGTTGAAGGCCTTGAGCCGAGCCTCTttggagggcaggcggaggacaGCCCGGAGGATCAGGCTGTAGGAGGCCCCTATGAGCAGGATGTCTGAGACACCAACATAGAGAGCCACACTCAGGCCATAGAGGCTGTTGAGGCTGACATCAGTGCAGGCCAGTTTCACCACAGCCATGTGCTGGCAGTATGTGTGGGGGACCTCGTTGCTTGCACAGAAGGGTAGCCTCCTGGCCAGGACCGGAAGGGGAGTAATCAAGGCAACCGCCCTGGTCACAACTGCCACCCCGATCTTCAGAAGCACCGGATGGGTCAAAATGGCTTCGTAGCGCAGAGGAgagcagatggccacatagcggtcAAATGCCATGGCGACCAAGACGCTGGTCTCCATCACAGAAAATGAGTGAATAAAAAACATCTGAGCCAGACACCCGCTGAAGCTGATCTCCCTGGCATGGGACAAGAATACGCCGAGCATCTTGGGCACTGTGGCAGACGAGATGACCAGGTCAATGCCAGCCAGCATGGAGAGGAAGATGTACATGGGCTTGTGGAGGCTGGGCTCAATCTTGATGATGAACAGGAGGGTGCTGTTTCCCAAGAGGGTTATGATGTACATGGACGAGAGAGGGATGGAGAGCCAGCGGCAGGCGGCTTCCAGCCCTGGAATCCCCAGGAGGACAAACGAAGAGGGGTTGAGGTGGGAACTGTTAACAGTGGACATGATGCATCTGTGCCGGGTGTCAGGCCATCAAAGAGCCTGTTCCTAGAGGAGGGGCAAGAGCAGAGAACACCTGTCAGTCACCCTGACCACGTCCTCCTGGAAGACGAGACTTGCAGAGGTCCAGGCAGTGACTTTGCAGTGGGAAGATCCGCTGTTGGAGGGGCCTGGAAGAGTGTGTGTGAGCCCAACATCACCACAGGTGCATAAAGTGGTCCAAGGTCTGAGCAGGTGTAGCACTGCCCCCACTCGCCCACTGGGCATTGCCCAGAGAAGTGGACTGCAAGGCTGCTGCTCCCTGTGGTGGGCAGCCctgaattcttttctttccttggtcCTACGCCCCCCACGTGTGCAATCATGAGCAGCGCCTGTCTCCATGGCAGGCAGCACCACTCAGACCAAGCCTGCCTACCATTTACAATCAAGGACTCTCTGTCCACATGCCCCGTGTAGAGCCACCTCCTTTTATCTGCCCTAAATATCCTGCtagtcagtttcattgaatgacccaGCCTGGTTCCAGTAAAGATTTCTCTCTCCACTTCAAGTCTCACAACCcagtcctgaccaactttccacagtgcagccctgaggaaggtCACAAAcgcttccttaccctgaggaagtctccatgactgccccaccactgcagggtgcgccccattgtcatggctgcatcagagcagaGAAGCTAGTTGAGACGGGGCTGTCCATCCcccacttttttgttgttgcaaacACTGTAGGAAGGGGCTCCAGCCCTCCCATCACTTTGGTTATTCTTTCCGCACACTACAGTACAGCACCCTTTTGGAAGGGCGGAAGCCAGGACTGGACACAGCTTTGCACAGCCAGACAACTCGTCTTTGCGAGTCCCTTCCTAACACCTCCTGGCCCAGAAACCATATTCTTCATGGCTGCTGCCCACTAGATCAGTGAACACATCAGAGCCCTCAGATCTCTTTCCTGGCTTGTCACTGAGAGACCAAAAAGTGATATGGGGAtgttttgccccagtgtgcatcactttatatTTAGTGACAGTGAACTGCAGTTGCCCTTTGACTGGCTGCCCACCtgcccagtctggagaggtccttccAGAGCACTGATCCCAAGACAGACCCCCGAGGGCCCCCTGCTGACTCCCCCCCCACTGTGGAAACAGCTTTGTTTGGCTCTCCTCCCTGTTCTTTAGCCATTAAAGGACCTGCCCTCGTAGTCTAGGACTGCTAAGTTTTTGCCTTTGTGAGGGTCAAAAGCCTTTTGGAAGGCGAGGGGTGCAGCACAGTGTCCACAGAATCGCTTCTGTCCACTTGCGGTTGACCCCCTCCTTCAAAGACCTCTTCCCAGACCCTCCCTGTGGTCGTTTCCCCCTAGTAGCCCAGCAGATGTGGTGGTGGCCAACCTTGCCCCACTTTTCAGCAGTCTCACCCAGCTGACATCAAGCAACGCAAACTCCTCCACCCAGAGCAGGGGGCTCTGGCCGTCCTACCAGTATCCAGCCCCCTCCTTTCTCTGCAAGGTCCCTTGCAAGAGGCTCAGCTCTCTTTGGAGGCTCCCCTCCAACTCATGTGGCGGATGGCACCCTTCAAGGCCCCTGGCACATCCCTCGGCCTCCTCTGGCAGCCCCCTCATCCCACCTGGCCTCCGCATGTTTCACTTCGGGGTGACCCTCTCCTCGATCACTCTGCAGCCCAGCTTGCCCGCAGGCAGTTGTCCTTTTCTGTTGCCTCCAGCCCGGCGCCTCCTAAAGTGAATGCTGCACTAGGGTCCTCTTCCCAAGCCCTCCAGTGTACCCCGACTTCCTTACC
This portion of the Tiliqua scincoides isolate rTilSci1 chromosome 3, rTilSci1.hap2, whole genome shotgun sequence genome encodes:
- the LOC136643891 gene encoding olfactory receptor 52L1-like → MSTVNSSHLNPSSFVLLGIPGLEAACRWLSIPLSSMYIITLLGNSTLLFIIKIEPSLHKPMYIFLSMLAGIDLVISSATVPKMLGVFLSHAREISFSGCLAQMFFIHSFSVMETSVLVAMAFDRYVAICSPLRYEAILTHPVLLKIGVAVVTRAVALITPLPVLARRLPFCASNEVPHTYCQHMAVVKLACTDVSLNSLYGLSVALYVGVSDILLIGASYSLILRAVLRLPSKEARLKAFNTCGSHICVILIAFVPGLFSILTHRFGHRVAPHTRILLANLYLLVPPTLNPIVYGVRTKQIRDRVSRVFWKRKGLP